In the Candidatus Izemoplasmatales bacterium genome, CTCCATGCGGCGGAACAGCGTTCCGAGTTCGCGGCGCAGGCGCCGGTACTCCGGAACCTGCGAAAGCAGCGTGCGGTAGAAGCCCGCCCCGTGGTCGGGATGGGCGAAATGGCAGAGTTCGTGGATCAGGATCGCGTCGAAGTAGCGGCGGTCGAAACGGGCGAGCGCGGTGTTCATCGTGATCGTCCGCGTCTGGAGCGCGTTCGACCCGAAGCGGGTCTTCATCAGCCGGGCGCGGAAGCGGACGCCGGCGGGCACGAGCGTCGACAGCGCCGTCGGCAGGTCAGCCGTCGCATCGGCCGCAGCCTTCAGGATCTCGGCCTTGTAGGACGCCTCCGACCAGTCGGCCGGACGCGGGACGACGGCTCCCCAGAGCCGGATCGTGCCGTCGGGAAGCCGGTCCTTCGCAAGCATCTCGCGTCGGGCGCGCAGGATCCGTTGCGCGTGTCTCCCGACGAACGCCTCGACCTGGGCCGGGCCGAAGGCGGCGTTCGCGGTGATGCGGATCGATCCGTCCGGACGGAGCCGCAGATAGGCGTTCCGGTTGGGTTTGACGACGAGTTCGCAGAAAACGAGTTCTCCGCCGACCGAAAGCAGCGTTTTCATCCGCGCAGGAAGGCGCGCACGAAGGCGGCCGTGTTCGCGCAGATCGCGGCGGCGACGTCGCGGTAGCCGTCGACCTGGCCGGGGGCGTCGATCACGTCGGAGATCCCGCGGATCACGACGAAGGGGACGCCGAAGACCTCGGCGGCGTGCGCGACCGCCATCGACTCCATGTCGACGGCGACAACGTCGGCGGTATGGGCGCGGATCGGCGAAAGCACGGCCGGGTCGGTGACGAAGCGGTCGGCCGAGGCGATCGTGCCGAAGCGATGCGGCATTCCGAGGCGTCCGAGGATCCGCGCGGCCCGCTCGAGGAGCGCCGGATCGGCGAGGGCGTAGAGTTTCTCTCCGGCCATCTGCCCGTAGGGAACGGGATCGATCGCGGTGACGTCGACGTCCGCGTAGAGGACGCGGGTCGCGACCGCGAGGTCGCCCGTGCGCGACGGAAAGACGCCGCCGGCGACGCCGGTGT is a window encoding:
- a CDS encoding 5'-methylthioadenosine/adenosylhomocysteine nucleosidase, with translation MVGIIVAMDKELAGWLDAVAVREIVRVADKAFYLGTCEGTELVIAQSGVGKVNAAITAALMCSRYQVDYVVNTGVAGGVFPSRTGDLAVATRVLYADVDVTAIDPVPYGQMAGEKLYALADPALLERAARILGRLGMPHRFGTIASADRFVTDPAVLSPIRAHTADVVAVDMESMAVAHAAEVFGVPFVVIRGISDVIDAPGQVDGYRDVAAAICANTAAFVRAFLRG
- a CDS encoding YgjP-like metallopeptidase domain-containing protein translates to MKTLLSVGGELVFCELVVKPNRNAYLRLRPDGSIRITANAAFGPAQVEAFVGRHAQRILRARREMLAKDRLPDGTIRLWGAVVPRPADWSEASYKAEILKAAADATADLPTALSTLVPAGVRFRARLMKTRFGSNALQTRTITMNTALARFDRRYFDAILIHELCHFAHPDHGAGFYRTLLSQVPEYRRLRRELGTLFRRMEV